Below is a window of Bacteroidales bacterium DNA.
TCCTGTTTAATCTTTTCTTTTAGTTTATTTGAAATTAATATTTACCTAACCATACCCCCAGTTTCTTTTTTAATTTTCTTGCTAATCACTTTAAAGTCTTCAACTATAAAGCATTTAAACTTTCTTATAATAAAATACTTTAAGATTATATTTTATTTATCTGCAATATTCTATACTTATGTTCACTTGACCAATTTCTGGATTGAAAAAGGGCATATAATATGGTTACCGTTAATATTTTTACCTTATTTAATGTTAGGGCTTGTGCTTGGATATATTAGAGTAATATTTGGAATAAAATACAGTATTATTTTTCATTTTGTGTATAATACTTTTCCATTTTTATTAAGCCTTTTCTTTTTGGGATAATTGATTTAAAATTTTCTTAAAATCAATAATATTAATATAAAATCCTTTCATAAGTTTTAAATGGAAAGTAAACTTCATCAATTACATTTTGGTTAAAAACATTATTTAAAATACTTTGTAAGCTGTCACAAATTGGAATATTAATTTTTTTTTCTTCAGGAAAACAAATAGTAGATAGCTTAAATTTTTCTTTTGTTTTAACTCCTTTAAAATAATATTCTCTTGGATTAACTAATTTATATTTTTCTTTTATTTGTGGTGTATTCCTAATAATAAATTTTTTAATATCTCTCATTAATTTTTTTTCTAGTTCAGTATTTTCTATAGGATTTCCTTTTGAAAAAAATTTAATTACCCATGGATGTCTATGACACAATCCTGCAGTCGTAGTAGTTATTAATAAAATGTCCTTTTTTACAAAGAAGTAGTTCCAAAAATTCATTTCAGACAGATTGATAAACGATGTATCCTTTTCGTCTTTTTGGTTTTTACCGAATGAATAAATATAAATATATTCTAATTCTTTATCAAAATGTATTCCTAATCCATGTTTTAAAAAAATCTCTGGTATTTCCAAATTATATTGTAGATAAAATGTATTATCTCTCTTAAGAAACTCAATTAGTTCATTCCCATTTGTTGGATATTTTAAATAAGTAGAGAAATATACATCTAAAACTTCATTTAAAACATTTACAAAAGAAAACACTTCGTTTGTTTTATATTTTCGATAATTACTATATTGTGATAAACACATTAAAAAAAAACTAAATAATAGTATAATTAAAAGAATAAATGCAGTTTTTTTCATAATTTAAATTAATTACCTAATAAATAATTAGTATATCTTTTAAAGTTCTTATGATTTTTAAATATAAGAGTTGAAATACTATACCCATTACTATTAACAAACCTAACCAGGTATCCATTAATTGGAGCTCCTCCTTGTCTATTTATCTTAGTATAAGTATCTTTCCATCCAATTTGTGTAACAAAATTAGCTTGAGCATTTCCCGCAGGATCATAAAGAATTGTTCCCGATAGATTTTCATTTCCAATTGAAATATTTGAACTTATAAATGAAAGGGCATCTGCTACCTTGACATTAAGATCTTGATTTATATATAGTTGTTCTTCATAATCAGGGTCAAAATATCCATCTCTGTTAGCAATATTCCTTTCCCTTTCAGATATTCCTGCTTGGTTAATTTTATTTTCAATTTCTGAATGAACCCCTCTTTTTTGTACTTGTCCAAAATATGCACTAGTTAAATTACCATCACCATCATATGTTGTAGTAAACATCACATCATCTGATAATTCTCCTCCAACTAAAGATACTGTTGCATTTCGTAAATCCATGTGGTGTGCCATTGCTGCTTCTCCTAATGCTTCAGCAGTAATCATTTCATCATCATCACCATACATAACTTCATCTACCCATTCATAATATTGCAATTTTAAAAACATAAGAAGTCCAACTTGTCTGATTAACTCACGTTCAGCATCAGTCCATATTCCTCCTCTAGTTCCGCTAGTTCCGCTACCTCCGTAGCCGCCACCACCACCTCCTCTGCCTCCACCGCCTCCACCGCCATACATACCAAGCTCATAATAACTTTCTGTTATATTATCATGGTTAACATAAGCTTTACACATTTGCACAACCCAGTCGTCATAAAGACCATTCGGATCAATTCTATTTATCGGATTATTCCCGAGAGCCAGGTATGGGCTTGCGTGTTGCAAAGCAGGGTCAATATTGTGCCACCTGCCTAAAGCAGGGTTATACATTCTCCACCCAAAATCATAAAGGTTAAGTCCGTATTCATCCTGCATTTCTTTACCATTAAACTTGTATTTGTTTTCAACTATTCCACTGCCATAATAATTTAAACCATCCATTGTCAAGCCAAATGGGTAGTAATGGTTTTCCTGTATTAAATCGGCTTGTCCGTCGTTATTAAGGTCGGTAAAACAAACACGTGTGTTACCAAGGTGGTCGGTTAAACTATATTCATACCTGAAATTAATATTATTAGCTTCGGGTACAACACGTCCTTCGGCAGTTTGTATAAATTCAAGT
It encodes the following:
- a CDS encoding CPBP family intramembrane metalloprotease produces the protein FFISNSGYYIFNPSYQDIQIKTSKFSKILWLLILTIAFNGVIIITRTVLINKGIIPLLFFKDTGLIASFWFYPLIVLIICPIVEELGFRLFFIPNRINIAISISFLLYFLSCLIFSFSLFEINIYLTIPPVSFLIFLLITLKSSTIKHLNFLIIKYFKIIFYLSAIFYTYVHLTNFWIEKGHIIWLPLIFLPYLMLGLVLGYIRVIFGIKYSIIFHFVYNTFPFLLSLFFLG